The segment GTCCTCGGTGGATGGTGCTTCGGAAGGCACTTGCTGTGGGTGGTGTGGGACAGCTCGAGCCCGTAGGCGATGAGGCTGCCGGGACGACGCCTCCCGTGACGATGCCGACGATGAGGTCGACTTCGAGAAGAGCGTGCTCTTAATTCGCTGCGCGGTGATAAGTAAGCCCAGCACGACCTTCTGGCCAGGAGGCATCGCAGGTGTCATGAGGAGCTTTCTGTAGCGACGCGGTAGAGGTGCTCGCCGGCATTCTCGACGAGCAGGAGGCCCTCGTCTTCCCGGTCCCTCCAAGCTTGCGGGTCTATCTCCCGGTGGTCGCGGTAGCCGAGGTTGACGGCGCGGCAGGTCTCCTCGTCAATGCTCGTCGCCAGCGTCACCCGGATGCGTGCTATCTCGATGCCGTTCTCGAAGGAGCCCGCGCCCTTGACGTGCGTGGAGTGCGCCAGGATGGTCCAGGGAAAAGCCCCATACTTCTCCCACTGCTTCACGAAGTAGTCGCGCACGTGGTAGCCGATCTGCTCGATGAGGCGCCCGTGGGTGACGCTGATCTTCCTGATGTGCGGGGCGTAGATGATCACCTCGCCGCCGTCTTCGACCACCGGTTCGGTTTTGTAGGTCGCCTTGGCGGCGGTCCACAGGTCATCGTACTTTGTAGACGCCATCGACAAGACCTGCTTGAAGGGTTTTGGCTTGTAGACGATATTGAGCTTCGCCGACAGATCGGCGGCTGCTTCCCAGGCCTCGAGGTAATCGCCTATGTAGAGGCCGTGAAGGTCCTTGCCCTTCATGACCATCTTGAGGCAGGTGAGGGGCTTTTGCGACGTCACGAACTCGGCTGCCCGGTGCAGCACCCGCCGTACCGCCGTGTCCTTTACCCCGATGGTGTCGTAGGAGGTGGCGAGCGCCCCGGTCCAGTGGGAAGAGTCGATGATCTCCCTGCCGGAGATGCCGGGAAAGAGGTACTTGGCGCCGCCCGAGAAGCCCGCTACCTCGTGGGGGAAGACCGGGCCGGCGATCACGAGGTGGTCGTAAGCGAAGATCATGCGGTTGATGGTCACGGCCGTCTCGCGGCTGACGAGGCCGCCCGTCAGTTCGGCCATTTCTCCGCTCGAGATGGTTCCCACCGGCACGAGCGTCTCCGGCAGGCCCCAATCGTGGTTGTAGACCGCTGTCTTGGGATAACGCGTTGCCCGTTCCTCTTTGGACACCCCGACGAGCCCCTCGATAGCCGCTTCGCTCATGGGCTGGTGGGTGCCCAGGGCGATGAGATAGTCGAGCCGCGCCACGCTGGACCCTAGCAGCTCGTAGAGCAGCCTGAACACGAGCGGGATGGGGGCGGTGCGGGTGCCGTCGGGGATGATCACCAGCACGCGCTTGCCCGCCAGGTCGGCCTCCGCAAAGGCTGACTCCAGCAGCTCCCGAACGTCGGCTTCGCTCAGCGTGGCGGTCTCGAGTCCTTTGGATATGACCATAGCTCTCCCCTACACACCACTGAAGGCCGAGAAGCCGCCGTCGACGGGCACCACCACGCCCGTCACGAAGCGCGAGGCGTCCGAGGAGAGCCACACGACTGTTCCCACGAGCTCGCCCGGTTCACCGAAGCGGCCCATCGGCGTGTGGTCGATAATCTGCTGACCGCGGGCGGTGAGCGACCCGTCGTCGTTCAAGAGCAGGTCGCGGTTCTGATCGCCCACGAAAAAACCCGGCGCGACGGCGTTCACCCGCAGCCCCGGCCCGTACTTCTGCGCGAGCTCCACCGCCAGCCACCTCGTGAAGTTGTCGATCGCCGCCTTGGCGGCGCTGTAACCGACCACGCGGGTGAGCGGCCTCTGCGCGGCCATCGAGGAGATGTTGACGATCGCGCCCTCTCCCTTTTGCGTCATCGCCACGCCAAAGACCTGTGAGGACAGGACCGTGCCCGTGAGGTTGAGCTCGAGCACCCCGTCCAGCGCCTCCTTGGGCAGGTCGAAAAAGCTGCGTTCGCCAAAGGCGGTCGCCTCGGGCATGTTCCCGCCGGCGGCGTTGACGAGCACGTCGAGACGGCCCCAGCTCCGCAGGACGCGCTCCCGCGCGGCCTCGAGCTCCCGTCGCTCGAGCACGTCGGCGGGGACGGGCAGTGCCTCGCCGCCCCCACCGCGTATGGCCTCGGCCACGTCCCGGGCGACCTCTTCGCGCCTGCCCAGAATAGCCACCCTCGCGCCGGCACGGGCCAGCCCCCGCGCGATAGCGCCGCCCAGCACGCCCGTGCCGCCCGTTACCACCGCGACCTTGCCGCTCAGGTCGAAAAGCTTCATGCGCTCATCATAACTTCCTCGCGAACGGCGCCAGGTGCTTGACGAAGTGTTGCCTTACGGTGTCGTAATGGGCTTCCTCATGGGCCTTGAGAACCCCCATCAGTTCAGGCTTGAAAGCGTCGAGCGCCGAGCCGAAGGTCACGTGCAGGACCTGTCTGCTGTCGTTGTGATCGAGCAGGCCGACAAGCTCCGCTTCGCCGAGGGCGGCAAAATCAGGAACACTCTGCAGGTCGGCCGAGATGTGGTAACTGGCGCGGTCCTGCTCGAACTGCGCTTTGGCCAAGGCGCCTATCTTGCGAAGGAGGTCGGGCTCGAGGCGGGCGATGACCCGCAGGGCCTCGAGGTAACTCGTTCCTGCCGTCTTGAGGTGGACCATCCCCTTGGTGAGTTCATGGATGATCGGGTAGACGCTGAATTTGTCCGAACCGGAGTGAAGGCTCAGCTTGTAAGGCCCCAAGGCCCTGGCCAGGGCGGCGTGACCCGCGAGGTCTTCACGCAACGCGTCGTGATCCCCGAGGTAGTCGATCCCCTTCTCGAAGCGGCCGACGTAACGAGGCGCGAGGCTGACGAAGCGCACGCCGAGGCGCCTGAGCTCGAGCGCGACGACGGCGTGCTCGGCGTGCGAGGTCGGGGTCTGCGTCTCATCGACCGAGACCTCGAGCTCGAAAGGGACACCCTTCGCCCCTAGGTGACGGTACATCCGTGCGACATGGGCGACCGCGCGGCCGTACTTGGCCGCGGCGCGCAACACCGCTTCGCGCTCGAGAACAAGGCCCTTGGTCTCCAGCTCGACGGTCGTGCCTATGTAATGCCCCTCGAGTTCCTGCCGGGAGCTCTCGAGCTCCGGCCAGGGCAGCGCGTCCACCTTCTCCTCGACAGCGCTGGGGCTGGCGCCGTGCGCCTCGTCGTCCACGTGCTCGCCGGGGTCGATGGTGAAGAAGGTGAAGCCAGCGTTTGCGCAGCGGTCGATGTCTTCGAACGTTTTCAGGTGGTCGGCGTCGGCGCCCACGGGCCCTCTCCAGCCGGCCTCGAAGGCGCCCCAGGTGGCGTCGCGCATGACGTCCTCGGGCGACCTTTGCGTCCGCGTCATCTCGCGGATGGACTGCTGCGCGAAGATGGGCGCGATTCCTCCTCCGACCTCCCCGAACGCGGCGACGTGCCCCGGCGTAGCGAGACCAAGTCGGTCGCCACATCCCGCCGAGGTCACGAAGCCCAGCGGTTGGGGCTCGAGCCAGGGGAGCGCCCGGCGGAGCGCGCGCGCGTTCGCGTCGTTCGTAGCGCACCGTTTCAGGCTATGACCGTCGCTATGAGTTTCGGCCTCACCGCTGAAGTTGAGCTGCGCCTCGTCCGCCGCAAGCACCATCAAGCACTTACCGTCTCCGTCGCGCTCGAGCCAGAAGGAGGCACCGCCTTGCTCGGTGAGTGAGGTCCGGTAGACACCGGCACGGCCCCTCAGGGTAGCCAGCGAGATGGGAGGAGACTCAGGCATCGTGCAACCACAGGTGATCGGGATCCTCGAAGAGTACCAGCTCGCGCTGCTCGCCTGCCAACACCCAGAAGTAATACAGGCTGTAACTGGGCGCCGCGCCGACGGGGTGAAAGCCTCGCGAGATGAGGGCCGCGTCGCCGTCTCTGACGGTGTAGGCCTCGTTCAGGCTGCCGTCCTTGGCGTCACCGTCGTCTCTGCTGACGAGGGGGCTGAGGCCGGGTCGTCTTGCCTTTTGGATGCGCATGGGACTCCTCTCCAGGATGCGCTGGTCTCCAGGGTGCGCTGGTCTCCAGGGTGCGCTGGTCTCTAGGGTGCGCTGGCGCGTACCACCAGCTCCGGTTTGATCAGCCTCTCGTGGGGTGCGGCTCCTTCCTCCATGCGCCCGAGCAGCATGCGCACCGCTTGCACGCCCAAATCGTACTTGTCGACGCGCAA is part of the Deinococcota bacterium genome and harbors:
- a CDS encoding 5-deoxy-glucuronate isomerase; translated protein: MRIQKARRPGLSPLVSRDDGDAKDGSLNEAYTVRDGDAALISRGFHPVGAAPSYSLYYFWVLAGEQRELVLFEDPDHLWLHDA
- a CDS encoding lactate racemase domain-containing protein, yielding MVISKGLETATLSEADVRELLESAFAEADLAGKRVLVIIPDGTRTAPIPLVFRLLYELLGSSVARLDYLIALGTHQPMSEAAIEGLVGVSKEERATRYPKTAVYNHDWGLPETLVPVGTISSGEMAELTGGLVSRETAVTINRMIFAYDHLVIAGPVFPHEVAGFSGGAKYLFPGISGREIIDSSHWTGALATSYDTIGVKDTAVRRVLHRAAEFVTSQKPLTCLKMVMKGKDLHGLYIGDYLEAWEAAADLSAKLNIVYKPKPFKQVLSMASTKYDDLWTAAKATYKTEPVVEDGGEVIIYAPHIRKISVTHGRLIEQIGYHVRDYFVKQWEKYGAFPWTILAHSTHVKGAGSFENGIEIARIRVTLATSIDEETCRAVNLGYRDHREIDPQAWRDREDEGLLLVENAGEHLYRVATESSS
- a CDS encoding SDR family oxidoreductase → MKLFDLSGKVAVVTGGTGVLGGAIARGLARAGARVAILGRREEVARDVAEAIRGGGGEALPVPADVLERRELEAARERVLRSWGRLDVLVNAAGGNMPEATAFGERSFFDLPKEALDGVLELNLTGTVLSSQVFGVAMTQKGEGAIVNISSMAAQRPLTRVVGYSAAKAAIDNFTRWLAVELAQKYGPGLRVNAVAPGFFVGDQNRDLLLNDDGSLTARGQQIIDHTPMGRFGEPGELVGTVVWLSSDASRFVTGVVVPVDGGFSAFSGV
- a CDS encoding tagaturonate epimerase family protein, which gives rise to MPESPPISLATLRGRAGVYRTSLTEQGGASFWLERDGDGKCLMVLAADEAQLNFSGEAETHSDGHSLKRCATNDANARALRRALPWLEPQPLGFVTSAGCGDRLGLATPGHVAAFGEVGGGIAPIFAQQSIREMTRTQRSPEDVMRDATWGAFEAGWRGPVGADADHLKTFEDIDRCANAGFTFFTIDPGEHVDDEAHGASPSAVEEKVDALPWPELESSRQELEGHYIGTTVELETKGLVLEREAVLRAAAKYGRAVAHVARMYRHLGAKGVPFELEVSVDETQTPTSHAEHAVVALELRRLGVRFVSLAPRYVGRFEKGIDYLGDHDALREDLAGHAALARALGPYKLSLHSGSDKFSVYPIIHELTKGMVHLKTAGTSYLEALRVIARLEPDLLRKIGALAKAQFEQDRASYHISADLQSVPDFAALGEAELVGLLDHNDSRQVLHVTFGSALDAFKPELMGVLKAHEEAHYDTVRQHFVKHLAPFARKL